The region ATTATAAATCCAAAGATTTTTCTTTTATAATAGCTTCAGAATCAAAAGAAAAAGAAAATAAAGAAACAATCAAGATAGAAATAGGAGTATACAAACCATCTATAATACCTGACATTTCTAAATCACTTATTTCTTATCTTAATAGCAACCCATATGTAAAAAGAAAAATAGAAACAGAAAGGGCAAAACTCCAGATATTTATAAAAGAGAGTAAAGACAAACTGCATGAGATGGAAAAAACAAAAGAGCTTATCTATAAGGACTTAAAAAATGGAAAAATACAAAACCTTGGTTTTAACCCCCTTGATCTTGACACGAAGATATTAAACATAAAAAAAGAGATAGCCGAACTTGAGATAAGACTGAAAAATCTAAAAGGGTTTGAGATTTCTGTTTATCCTGCAATACCTGAAAAACCAAGTAAACCAAAGAAAAAACTTATACTTGCTGTATCAGTTGTTTCAGGGCTGTTTTTGGGAGTTTTTCTGGCATTTTTCTTTGAGTGGATAGAAAACGCAAGTAGAAGACATAAAGAAAAGCAATTATAAAATTTATTCTATTTTTGCTGATCAGCATATCTACTGTCGAAATACATCTCTCCAATTTTAAACAGCAGTAAATACATAGGCAAAAGTGCATCCCAGAAAAATGTAAATACAGATCCAATAAGATGTATCAAAAGAGGGACAAAAAGACCCATTGCAACTATATCAAAAGGTTCTTTTATTCTTACGGTTATAAACCTCTTAAAAGCAAGGAAAAAAACAGCGATAACAGCAACAAGTCCTATAATACCTTTTTCTATAAATTCAGATAAAATAAAAACAGATTCATATTTGTACCAATTTTTTGGGCTGTATTTATGGGGAAGGTAGTAGCCCGATCTAACACCATGTCCTATAAGCAGATTTAACCAGTTTCCCTGTTTTATGTCTTCTTTGATAACATTAACAGCATCTATTCCAATCCCTACCCTTGAATTGCTTATTCTGTTAAGATTATTAAAGCTTATCTCTTTTTTACCAAGAAGAATATCATTAAGAGTCTGAAATCTAACATCAGTTTTTGAAAGATAAAAATAACCTCCGATAATCAAAACTGATAGAAAAATGTTCGCCCCCCAGAATAAAACCTTTTTCATATAACCATTTAGATAAAGAACAATAAAAGAAAGATAACCGGCGATCATAAAACCAAGTAAGGGAGATCTTCTGTGAGTAAGAACCAGAACTACAAAAAACAAAAGGGATAAAAAAGCAAAAAGGATAAATTTTTTGTCCTTTTCTTTATAAAAATAAAAGCCTAAAAAAGCCGACATTACAGCAAACATTCCATAAAACTGACCTGTTTCAAATGTGCTCCCCCAGACAGGAATAGGCTGGGAAAACCTGTAGTATTTATAAAAAACCACAGGAAGAAGCAAAATCCCGATTATAATAAAAAAGATTATCAATTTGAACGCCAAATCCCTGTCAGCCTTTATTTTCAAAAAATAAAGAAACTGGAATATACCCTCTTCTATAGATTTGGCGATCATTTTAGGTGCGAAAAAAACCGTTGACAAAACGGAAACACCCCCAAAAACCAAAACAGGAAGTTTTAAAACTCCTTCTATTTTTCTGCTTTTGAAAAATTCATAAAAAGCCCACAAAACACCGATAACAACAAAAATTTCAAAAACAGAGATAGATATAAAAGCCGACAGTATAAGCAAAAAAAGGTATATCTGCTTTAGATCCATATGTTTCTCCTTAATTCTGTGTGATCAAGAAATTATCCACCTTAAAACCTTTTGTTTATCTCCCAGTTCCATGCTGTTTTTATTATAAAATCAATATTATCAAACCGTGGTTTCCAGCCAAGCTTTTGCTTTATTTTACTGCTGTCTGCCACCCAAATGGAAGGATCTCCATCTCTCCTTCCTGTTTCTTAACTAGAAAGTCTATCCCTGTTACCTTTTTTGCTATTCCAACAACCTGTTTGACAGAATAACCATGCCCATATCCACAGTTAAACACATCACTCTCTACATTTTCCATAAGATAATCGAGGGCAAGTATGTGAGCATATGTCAGATCACAAACATGAATGTAGTCCCTTATCGTTGTTCCATCAGACATTGGATAATCTGTCCCATAAATCTGCAGTTTTTCAAACTCCCCCTTTGCCACCTTTAAAGCTCTTGTTATAAGATGAGTTGGATTTCTGTAACTCTGGCCTATTTTCCCTTCAGGGTCTGCCCCTGCAACATTAAAATACCTGAGAGAGACATATCTAAAACTTTTATCTGCATTTGAAAGGTCTTTTAGTATATCCTCAACAAAAGCCTTTGATCTTCCGTGAAGATTTATAGGTTTTAGAGGATCTGTCTCTTTTACAGGTATGTTATCAGGCTCACCATAGAC is a window of Persephonella sp. DNA encoding:
- a CDS encoding Wzz/FepE/Etk N-terminal domain-containing protein, which produces MEEKKPVKKDQEIVYYQEDEIDLYELWLILKKRWKVVVSTPLIFVITAVVYIFIAKPVYTSSFFVKIPKNISGYIKYNEKGVLRISPVYLFSQEETISLIKRFNYKSKDFSFIIASESKEKENKETIKIEIGVYKPSIIPDISKSLISYLNSNPYVKRKIETERAKLQIFIKESKDKLHEMEKTKELIYKDLKNGKIQNLGFNPLDLDTKILNIKKEIAELEIRLKNLKGFEISVYPAIPEKPSKPKKKLILAVSVVSGLFLGVFLAFFFEWIENASRRHKEKQL